AGTCGACCCCGAAGTTGAAGTACTTGAAGTAGCCGAGCGCGGCCAGGTTCAAGAGGACGCCGACGACGAGCGCGACCTTCGCTCGGCGGGGCCTGTCGTCGCTGCTCCCGATGACTCGCCCCGCCAGGTAACTCCACAAGGTCACCGCCACGAAGAGCAAGAGGAAGTCGACGCGCCACCAGCCGTAGAAGACGTAGCTCGCCAGGAGGATGAGAATCGAGCGGTAGCGAAAAGGGGTGAGGTAGTAGAGCCCCAAGAAGAGCGGCAGAAAGAGAAAGAGAAAGACGTTGGTCGAAAAGAGCATGGCGCTAAGGGCTACTCTATCGCACCAGCGCGGCCATATCGGTCGCGGCCGCCTCAGTCACCGCCGGCGGCCCGCACCAGGCTGACGGCGCCCTCTTCAGGCGGCCCGAAGACGACCACGCTGTAGGCCTCGCCCGCCTCGAGCCTCACCTCCGTAAGGGTGTAGCGTAGCTCTTCGCCTTCGAACACGCCCAGGCTCACGGTCACGGGGTTGACCATGACGCCGTCCGCCGCTATGGGGCCCACGCCGGCGACGATCTCCGTCTCGCCGTCGGCGGTCCTGAGAGCGAGCGTCGCCTCGGTGAAGTTGTAGAGCGCCAAGAGGGTGCGGGCCAGGTTGTCGCTGACCTCGTCCTCGATGAGACGAAGTTCCGGGCTCTCCGTGCTGCCGACCAGCGCCACGGTGTAAAACGACAGCGGCGCGACCTCTACGGTGAGCTCGAGCGCCTCGTCGCCAACCTCGACGACTACGGGCGTCTCGCCGCTGAGGACGAGAGCGTAGTCGCTCACCTCGCCGTAGGCGAGGCTTTCGCCGCTCAAGCCGCCGCCGATGAGGGCGGTCGCCTCGGGCGCGTCCGCGGCGGCGTGGACGACGCGGATATACGAGGCGTTGTCGGGGGTGCCGGGACCGTAGAGATTGCCCTGCGCTGCCGCCAGTGACAGCAGCGCCAAGAGACCCACGGCCAGACGCGAGGAGGCTCGAGCAAGGCGAGCGCCAACATATAAAGGATAAGAGGTTATCATAAGCATGCCCTTTGGACCTTTCTTGTTTTGGCAGGTAGCTTGGACAGACATTGTTGCTGCGCTGTTTCCGACGCTGCCGTGAGACGCTCTATGAGACATTCC
This portion of the Deinococcota bacterium genome encodes:
- a CDS encoding alginate O-acetyltransferase AlgF, with amino-acid sequence MGLLALLSLAAAQGNLYGPGTPDNASYIRVVHAAADAPEATALIGGGLSGESLAYGEVSDYALVLSGETPVVVEVGDEALELTVEVAPLSFYTVALVGSTESPELRLIEDEVSDNLARTLLALYNFTEATLALRTADGETEIVAGVGPIAADGVMVNPVTVSLGVFEGEELRYTLTEVRLEAGEAYSVVVFGPPEEGAVSLVRAAGGD